Sequence from the Mixophyes fleayi isolate aMixFle1 chromosome 4, aMixFle1.hap1, whole genome shotgun sequence genome:
TGCCCAGAGAATTACAGACATGGGCTGTAAGAATTCCAGAATACTTATATATGTGTTAGTTGTGAGTCTCCAGTTCAGCATACTGCTGCCTGATTGGTTGGATCCTACGGTTTTTATGCAGCCAATCACTTGTTGGGGGCGTCCAGTCTTATTGAACAGACTTGAATATTGGTTCTTTTCTCTACTGGATGGAACCACAGAGACGCAGGTATAAGGATGACCCCGCTGtgtgtctgaatttttttttaatgtaaatgggGTTTGCGCAGGTtattgaggcacgaggcactgacGCATTCCTCACCTCGTCCTATCTGCAGCATTTCCCTCAGGATGCAGCTTTCTGAAGAATAGATCTAGCGGAGTGTAAGTGCCTCTCTAGGATGTGactggttgtggggagggagggagtCTGGAATAATGTTGTTAGGAGACTGGAGTTAAATGTGTCACAATTACTTACCGGATCTTACGTGTTCTCTTCCAGCTTCCCCGATGTCCCAGGGTCCTGTATCCAGTCTACTTCTGTTACTCCGCCAAATAGTCTCCAGTGTTTTCCAGAATCCACCAACTGACCGGCCCTGAGCGCCCCCCCCGTGGTCACGGGAAGAAGCCAGGACTGTGTCTGCGGGAAATGTGCTGAGGATTCTTCCAACGTCCCTTTCTCGCTCTAAATCTGTTTATCCCGCCTGACCCTGTAACTATCGCCCATGTGATGTATAATGCACATTGCTGTGACTCAATCACTGGTGATTATATAACTATGTCAGGCCTCAATCTTTATTTTATATCCCTGCCAATAGGATGGCTtgaaggaaaataataatatttaataataatgataacgcCACTtttagttggggggggggggcttagtgaATTAATATGGAAAACAAAAGCGTAATTATTGTGACTGCGCCATTCGCTGGATCCGCCGCGGTTCACAATGGCTTTCTAATAAGTATAATATGATATTATGATGAGTATAATAATCAGACTGGTTCCTGGCTGGAGCTATCAGTGTTTAGTGAATTAAATAGACTCTTGTTTCATTACAGAATATCGCGTGTATTTTGTGATTCAAGAACTAGCCGTCAAAATCTGCGTTCCAGTGTATGaactacaacccccagcatgcTCTGATGCTAGgcatttatttgtaatttaaatGAACTGAAACTACTTGATTTAACTAGTATCTTTGTTATTCTGTTAATTCATTCCTTAAAAGGACACAATAATTACAATGGTGTGTATAATATTTGGGTTTTTAAGGATAAGatggtgtatttattttttacaagttTATTGGGGTTTTACAAATGTTTCTAGTTAGTAGAGCTGCAGCTGTTATCACTGTAGATGTTCTCACTTCATATCTCGTCTCCATTGAATGTGCTGTGTTGTCTGTAACCCTTATAACTGTATAAAGGTGCCCATACACAGTATTTTGCTTGTCCAGTTAGGTCGTTTTAGGCCTTATTGTCACAAATTGCAGATTGTTGTAACCCCAAAAGACTACCGGTGCGGGATCTTATTATACCGAGGTCGCCCAGTTGTGGGATAACATCTTATACGGAGGTCGCCCAGTTGCGGGATGAAATCTTATACGGAGGTCGCCCAGTTTCGGGATGACATCTTATTGTATGGAGGTCGCCCAGTTGAGGGATGAAATCTTATACGGAGGTCGCCCACTTGCGGGATGACCCCATCTGACCCTGCATGTGATCATTCTACCACTGCGCTGTATAAATGACATTTTCATGTAATTAAAACTCAATCAATGTCCCTTTTAGgtctatattgtttatttttctattgttttgGAGTAAAAGGTGTTTTTGAACGAGATGTTTGGTGCTTATTCCTGGGCAGTGACAGGGTGAGGTATGAGGTACATGTCTCCTTGGTGATATTATGATATCacaatgtgtgtgatggggcTGTCTCACTACCCTCCTGCCCCCTGGCACATAGTATACTGAGCCCGGAGAGAGTGACAGCTGGACAGACCCTCTGCTGACCAGAGACCCCCTAATCTCACACAGAAATGGTAAGAGACCCCCAGATTCCTGTTTTATTCTCCATCTTATTCAGCAGTCAGATTAATGTGTTGAAGGATTTGCTGATTTCTAGAATTTCCGCCAGGATTCTGCAAATCTTAATGTCTCGGTGGTAGCGTGGGAGGCACCTGGTTTGTGGGGGATCGTGTATGACTAATCTGCCTCTCTGCAGAAGCCTCCATTCCCTCCTGAATACTATTTACCTTGCTTATCCTGACTTATACAACTGTCTTAATGACTCCCCCCTACTACATATCGCCCTCTATGTTCTGTCAGTGACCTTCACCTCTCATCACTATCaccacctctccctcccgccctggGGTGAGACCGAGGGCTGTGCGCGCCTCCTGTAGACGTACGCAGGGGTCCCAAACACAGAGGAACTAATGTGACACTTTCTTGTATTTAATACTCTGCTGTGTTTTTGAATGAGATGTTTGGTGCTTATTCCTGGGCAGTGACAGGGTGAGGTATGAGGCACATGTCTCCATGGTGATATGATGATGCCACAATGTGTGTGATGTGGTTGTCTCACTGCCCTCCTGCCCCCTGGCACATAGTATACTGAGCCCGGAGAGAGTGACAGCTGGACAGACCCTCTGCTGACCAGAGACCCCCTAATCTCACACAGAAATGGTAAGAGACCCCCAGATTCCTGTTTTATTCTTCATCTTATTCAAGAATAAGAATAACATGTAAAAATTAAACGTTATCATCTTAGTGGTACCAGGCGGCTGGTGGATGGGATAGTTCTGTTACATTAATGACCTGGGGCTTCATGTTGAAGACCCCCCTTCACTGTGCAGTTCTGATGGCCCTTGTTCATCATCTAACTACAGGTTTGGGAGAAGCATCGCCTCAGCTGAGGTCATCACCCCCCATACCTGTGCTGATGGTTTGTCCCAGCGCACTAGGAAGACTGTCTCCAAAAACGTAGTGTAACATCGTTGTCacattgtgtttatatataagtGGTTCTGTACAATGGTCGTCGTCTTTAAACTGCTACCTAGCTGAGCGGGATAATCTGgatttatatctgtattatatcAAGGAACTGGGCTGCAGTGTGTGAGATATAAAACAGATTAGTAATTATATTTGTACAATGGGTCTGTCTGGAATACAATCTGTGCAATGATTCCATCCTCACTGTCAGGTCATGTATGACATCACATGCTCATTGTTGTGTCATAGACTGTGCCTGGGAAGAGCAGAGTGACGTATGTATGTGACATCACAGCGAGCTCTCCGATCCAACCTTCTGTCACTTCctgactgtacagagaacatttgcACGTCCATAGAAGAGAGTTCGGGGTAGACTTTACTAAAGCTtccaaaaattaaaaatggaggcgttgcccatagcaaccaatcagattctagctatgggCGACACGTCCCTGTTTCCTTTTAATAAGCTTTAGTAAGTTAACCCCTTTAATATATTCTTTATTCCACGGCGGTGACGTCAATCATTTAATGTATAAAACAAAGAGGTTATAGAGCAGGAAAGCCATTAATTTCCAGCTgttgtgggacttgtagttccacagcagccacAGACGGCCTACACTTGTTATAGAGAACCTTGCTCgtaagagcttgcaatctaaggaATTCGTTTCTGGCAGCGTAGGGGTTAAATATTCATCATTGCGCTGGGCAGACTCTAAGGAGTTAACGATTCCTCTCTGTCTCAGTGtgtcagatgtgatccagaaatAGCTGCTGATTACAGACCCGTCATATGGTCTCTTGGCACCCGGCTGCACCGCTATTCCCTCTGCCACATGTActataattatgttattttaatatCCACCACGGGCACCAAAAACAAAGATCAACAACTACGCGTCGTTCTGTGTTCCTCGCCGGAGCTGCTTGTAATGTAATGTCCTGAGGGATGTGGCAGTGAATGGGTTAAACTGtctttgtgatttttttaatgatCTATCTAAACAAGCTTCAGCTGCAGTATCCTGGGATCATTTATTTAGCGCCGTCAGGTGACAGAAACAGGAAGTAACGTGCTGGTCACAGAGTAAGTGACACAAAGGGATCCTTAATACAAGTGAAAATGTTTTGCGACATTCTATCATGATAATGTGTCCACAAGGTGGCACTCTTACCTTGTAATCTACGTGATATTTTAGTCTCTCCAAAGCAGTTAGCAATGCAAATTCTTTTCAGTAATTACAAACCTGCAGGTAAATAAGTATTTGTATTCAGGATTTACAATTGCATTCAGaaagtacaataaatatataaatagattgagCAGAGACAGGTTCTCAGTGTTAGTACTATGTAGAAGTGTGTCCCTGCCGTTTAATTGGTGGCTGTTTATAGCCCTCAGTCCTGAAACTAAACCCCAGCTACCCCCTCCAGACGTCCAGGCAGAGACTGGACGGGAAATCTCTGCTCGGACCCTGGTTTGGAGAGAAGAGGAGACACTTTTATACCCACTATGTGGGGGATCAAAACCAAATCTGTACGTTGTGTGTGTAATTAACCCTTAATGATATAGCTGCGCGGCAGCAGGACACCAATTTTTACAGAGGCTCAGCTGTTCCAGGCCTCACTAACCTTTCCATGTACATCGGAGATACAGGCAGAGACGGTGTTATATGTATTGTAGCGTGTGCATGTTTTCCTAGCGTGTAAGGCCAGTGACATTGACGGTATACATTGCTTCCATTCTCTTAAATATTATTTAGAATGTTGATGTATTATTTGTGCAGAATATAATTAGAGGGTAACCCAGGTAAAACCACCAGCCTTGAGTGCAGCACACTTCATAGTGCAGacataatatttacattacaacGTTATACAAATTTTGTAAAAGTACGACAACATTTCCCATCGTTTCTGGAGCTGTGTCCAAATCAGTTTCGGCGCTGGCCTCCTAAATGTTCCTTTCTGAGGGTCACATTTACACCAAGCCCACGTCACAATGCCGGGAGagcaaatgcaattatttttatttgcatccaGGAAACATTCTGGCTgagttttgcatgtagcacaaaaGTACCGGGCAACTTTATTTTACAATACAATTTAGAGTAGAGCTAGGACACCACCCATCCCAAccctaaatctgtccacacattttaacaaTCAAGAGAATAAAGACACCTGCAGCTAGGCATGATACAATGTCATCCTCGTAATCTGCACAAGTGCTGGTAGCCAATAAGAAAAGGATAGACTGCTCCTGGTTTTCATGATGTGGTTACATTGTATCTCTGTCTCCCCCCCACACAGAGGGAGTGTATCTCAGTGCACGTGGGACAGGCCGGCGTACAgattggcaatgcatgctgggaactCTTATGCCTGGAGCACGGCATCCAGCCGGACGGCACCTTCTCGGATAAGACCAACCTGGGCAGCTCCGACGATTCCTATAGCACATTCTTCAGCGAAACTGGCAACGGAAAACACGTGCCCCGCGCCGTCATGGTGGATCTGGAGCCCTCGGTTGTAGGTAAGTGGCTGGCACCTgagaatatatattgtaaagcgCAATggagtatgctggcgctatataaataaatggtaataatatatcCACTCCAAAAATGTTGATGGGTGCAATACTCATTCATCAACTGCAGGTGGCACTATTCCATTGTTTGTatataggacctgagtcattgaggaaagtaagacaaaaaaaggagtaaatgttctctgggacaaaccatgttacaatgcaaggggtgcaaattagtttattattttgctcataagttaaatactgactgtttttcatgtaacacacaaatacgtgatggctttatttttacactaaaatttaaagttggtctggaacatgctctaccccaactataaatctgtccccacattttaaatttacccccctccaatgtaacatggtttagcccaggtgcaaatttcTCATGTAGAAAGTAGGCCAAACGGCAACGGCTCTTCCTATAATGAACTgcacaaataaatattgtattgtttACTGTTGGCTCTGTCCACAGATGAGATCCGCGCTGGAAAGTATCGCCACCTCTTCCACCCCGAGCAGCTGATCACTGGCAAAGAAGATGCCGCCAATAACTACGCCCGGGGTCACTACACCATCGGCAAGGAAAGCATAGACCTGGTGCTGGATCGTATCCGTAAACTGGTGAGCGCGGTGTTATATGATATGAGCTGTACCTCTAGATACGTCTCTGGTGCCCCGTTCAGTTCCATGGACGCTCGCACAGTTTCTCGGGACGTTCCTCACAATGTGTTCCTTTTAAATATTTCAGAGTGATGCGTGCTCCGGTCTCCAGGGATTCCTCATCTTCCACAGCTTCGGAGGTGGCACGGGCTCCGGCTTCACCTCGCTTCTCATGGAGCGCCTCTCTGTGGACTACGGGAAAAAGTCCAAGCTGGAGTTTGCCATATATCCAGCACCACAGATCTCCACTGCCGTGGTGGAGCCGTACAACTCCATCCTGACCACGCACACCACCCTGGAGCACTCGGACTGCGCCTTCATGGTCGACAACGAGGCCATTTATGACATCTGCGACGGACCTGGATATCGAGCGTCCCAGCTACGTTGACCTAAACCGACTCGTAAGTCAAATCGTGTCCTCCATCACAGCCTCGCTCCGCTTCGATGGAGCTCTCAACGTTGACTTGACTGAGTTCCAGACCAATCTGGTCCCATACCCACGCATCCATTTCCCTCTGGTCACTTACGCGCCCATAATTTCATCCGAGAAGGCGTACCACGAGCAGCTGTCTGTGGCCGAGATTACCAACTCCTGCTTCGAGCCCTCCAACCAGATGGTGAAGTGTGACCCACGTCACGGGAAATACATGGCCTGTTGCATGCTCTATCGTGGGGACGTGGTGCCCAAAGATGTCAACGTGGCAATTGCCACCATCAAAACCAAGAGAACGATCCAGTTTGTGGATTGGTGTCCTACAGGATTCAAGGTGAGAAGCTAGAACTGACTCTGGGTGATGAAGTTGGAGGAGGCCATGTCTGCTCAGCCCAGCAGGACACAATAGCTCTTTCCCCGGTCTGCTCACACTTCCCTTCCCTTCTAAGCACGCTGAGGGTTCTGGGTAACAGGAAGTGAGCGTCTATTTCATGTACCCCTTACCCTCCTGACTGTTATAGGTTAATGAGCTTCATGTTTCTTTGGTGGAAGGAAGTGGGTCACAGACAGCTACAGATTTTCATTATACACTTAGTGGTCTGTAGAATGTTATACTCTTATTATTATGCTAATTTACATTATTAAACTTTCTATGAGTATAAATTCATAGTTCCTAACTCACTACCCAATCTACTTTTTTCAAATTGACTAAAAAACAAaccaacatttaaacatttaaaggataaaaataataaaatcaacgTAAAACAATTTTATATTGTCCCCCTTTTCCCCCCAAGAACTGTTCTGCCCCCGGGTATGTGCCTTATTTGCCTCTATGATAAATACAGCGTCATGTTCGGTgggaaatgtaattttgttttctgTCGTAATTTCACGTTCCACCACTGACACAATGTGTATTATCTCACTGGTATATTAATCATGTGATATATAAAACTGACTGATGTATTTGTTAATTCCTCTCTCAGGTTGGCATTAATTACCAGCCTCCCACCATGGTGCCCGGAGGGAACCTGGCCAAAGTGCAGCGGGCAGTTTGCATGCTCAGTAACACTACTGCCATCGCTGAGGCCTGGCACGACTGGACCACAAGTTTGACCTGATGTACGCCAAGCGGGCATTCGTGCACTGGTATGTGGTGAAGGCATGGAGGAGGGGGGAGTTTGCCGAAGCTCGCGAGGACCTTGCCGCATTGGAGAAAGATTACGAGGAGGTCGGAATGGATTCCTTTGAAGAAGAGACCGAAGGAGAGGTCTAATTGCCTGGAGGATCTAATGCAAATTATTGACAGTTAATCTTCAATAAAACTTAAGCAATCTGACTTTATGGCTGAACGTTTATTGTGAAAGTAAATGAGTAGCAGTTAGCATCACTGCCTTGTGGCTCTGGTCCCAAGGTTAAGTATTAACCAGGGTgctaactgtgtggagtttgtatgttctctacaTTGTTTACTTGAGTTTCCTCTGGCTACTCTCTTATTCTTCCACTGTCCAATGACGTACAGAGGTCTGCTGCTTTTTAACTAAAAGTACCCCTGGTTCGTGTGTATCTGTGGTAGGTAAAgtagattgtgagctccactggggcagtggATTCTAAAGCACTGTAGATTATATTGGTATTCtataaataatggataataaaTTGCCCTTTCCCCTGTTTGCAACTTAAAATGAATTACCAACACCTTCCTGCTGTAGGTGCAGaatgcataaataaaatacaacaagtGATAACAGCACACGATCTGTCCGCCATAGCGTGCTCAGCTGCCTTTCCCTTACAGCTTAATATGCCACCAGGTATTATGTATTAAGCCCCAGGCACTCTCTGTAGAACCAGACTGACATCATAAGGGAAACTTGGGATAAAGGCATGAGTACAAATTAAAATCCAATCTCAAGCAAGTCAAGGTGAGAACCGGAACACAACGAGGAACCAGATCACTAGAGGTAGAGGTCGGAGTATCCAGAGTTATCAAATCAGGAAAAAAGTGAAGATAAttcttattaacctttatttatagtgcgccacatgaggtccgcagcgccgtatagAAGGCGCGTACCATGAATTCAAATTGCAAAAGATAACATAGTATCCAGGTGCTAATGTGTCAGCCACCAAATCACTGGAGCAGAGGAGTCAATTCCCAACCAGAATAGGAACCACATTCATTGGGCAGCAATCATCCACTATTGTGTCTCCTGGAagctgctccccctcccccagcTGAGCTGCCCCCCGAGGCAGGAAATAGAGACTACGGACagcagatacttttttttttttcaacgtaCAAAGTATCTATTTGcttaatacatattatttattttgtaaatatattttattcctatattattttttattatgtattttattaaagtgttatgtatttattgtaaacaaATGTGCGGGGGATGTGAGTCTGGAATGGATGTTAGATGAGGTCATACGTGACAGTGTGAACGAGGAGACATCGGGACCGGCACACACCTCTGCTGGAATGTTTGTAAGACATTGGTCGAAAGCCGCTTAGAGATGATCTCTACCCCATAAAGTGTAAAAGTACCGCTCGACCCCCGATTACCGGCCTCTGTAAAATCCGAGTCCTGTTGCAGGGAGGAAAATGATCTTGGAGGCAACTCTTGTGTTTAGCAGGGACACTATACTCCCGGACAGGTGCATCCAGAGGCATAGCGTGGAACTATGGCACCTAGAGCAAGGGCATGCTAAGACCCCCCCTGTAATGAGGTGCCTGGGGAGTGTAGCCAGCATGTGGGGGCAAGTTGAAGGTAACAAAATCAGCAGGAACAGGGTAGGACTGGGGCATGGAGGACTCACTGTAAGGGCATGTATTTGTAGGTGTCAGTGGAGcactgtgtacagtcatggccaatagttttgagaatgacacaagtattggttttcacacagtctgctgcctcagtttttatgatgacaatttgcatatactccagaatgtcacgaagagcgatcagatgaattgcaattaatttcaaagtccctctttgccatgacaatgaactttatccccaaaacaacatttgtacCTGCATTTCAGGctgacacaaaaggaccagctgacatcaggtcggtgattctctcattaacacaggtgatagtgttgacgaggacaaggctggtgatcactctgtcatgctgattgagttagaataacagatggaagctttaaaaggtgggtggtgctggaaatcattgttcttcctctgtcaaccatggttacctgcaaagaCACACGTGCAGCcataattgctttgcacaaaaaagggcttcacaggcagcatggtggctcagtggttagcacttctctgcctcacagcagtggagtcatgagtttgattccgaccatggccttatctgtgtggagtttgtatgttcaccccgtgtttgcgtgggtttcctctggggtgctccggtttcctcccacactccaaaaacatactggtaggttaattggctgctaacacattgaccctcgtctgtctgtgtgtgtgtgtgtgtgtatgtatgtgtgttagggaatttagactgtgagctccaatggggcagggactgatgtgagtgagttctctgtacagcgctgcggaattagtggtgctatataaataaataaatgataatgatgatgttccTCCCAATCTGCCCCAGGGTGCCTCTTAGCACATCACACAGGGTGGGTACTGTCTTGGGGAATCTGGGGGAACTACAATCCCTATATTTACTGAACTTcgttataaaattatatattaatatatctttCATATGTACCCCTTCATtactgaggcttttctcacccctgtggTCTGCGCTTCTGAGCTTATCACTTATTTAGTTAATGTCTGCTGATCAAATATTTGAAAGAGGAGACTTCCCTCTTTCAAACAACAGTACCCCCAGCTTTTTAAGTGCCAGAGAAAGGGAAATACAGACTCTACAAGACCCTCACCCCATCCCTGGCATCTCCCATAGACTCTAACAGACTGTGCATGCACGTACACGCACATTTATAATGGGGGAAAGGTTCCCATCCACCAGTACCATCAGAAAACCCACAGATCACTGTGGGAAGTGACCTGTGGGACTTCTTAACCCATTAAGATGGAGAGGACGGGTGGGACTCACCCCCTAGCACTTTAGGGAGTCAGATAGAGGACCAGTCTCCTACTCACACCAAGCTGAATACTcctattcaataaatattaacttagaaAGTCCCGAAAAAGGGAAGAAATACCGATAAATTAATTTAGTATAAGTTAGTATAATACGGGTGATTTATAGTGATTGGTCAAATTATTTGACATACTTATacaaaaaggagaagaaaaaataaacatcagGAGGGAAAAAGGTACAACAGGCGGCTTTGGAACTAAATGGAGCTGGACTGGCCCTGAAAGGGCATTGATGAGCCCCTTATCCTAACTTGGGTAGGGGTCTTGCattggtgccccccccccctcccccgagcTTCTCTGTAAAGGACCAGCGCATGACCCCACTGCGATACGTCGCTCAAAAGAGGATTCCACTCTGCTCTTTTCCAAGCCGAGGGGACACCGGGGAGGGCTGAGGGTGCTTGGGGTAACCCTTGATGAACAAACTCCATGGGGTCCAGAAAACTGCTGAGAGCATGAACATGAGTGATATCTGATAATATAAGAAAAAACGGATATAAACAAGACACATGGTTAGTCCTCATACCGCTTCCTAAGATCTCAGCGGATTAGGTGGAGGTGAGATAACGGTGTTATTATGTCCCGCTATGTCTAGTGCTGCCTACTGCCCTTTACACAGACCCCCTGCCCCCCTGATACTATACACTCctagaaccagccatgtcagggACATGACACCGTGGACCGAGGTGTTGCAAGCTGCTGGCAGTCTTACGGGTTACTATCTTgtgtgcagggccgccgagagggggggggagcgggtacagtttacccgggcccggccatgccagggggcccgggccgggccctcgctgctaattaaatttatttatttttttattttatttttctctcttgcgcttttttttttttttactttttttattttttttccccgcgggggggggggggggggggggggggggggggggttggacagaaggagacagaagagcagaaaagaagagaaagaagttgacaaaaggtaagtaaagaaacggagaggcaaggggaggaaaacagagagggacattactataaagaaaggggacagagaaacagaggaggaaaaaaaggagagagccacagagtaataaaaaaaaagtgggagagaggaacagaggaggaaaaaaggagagagccacaggggaataaaaaaaattggggagagaggaacagaggagggaaaaaaagtggggagagaggaacagaggaggaaaaaaaggagagagccacagaggaataaaaaaaaaattggggagagaggaacagaggagggaaaaaaaggtgggagagaggaacagaggagaaaaaaaagtgggagagagaacagaggaggaaaaaaagtgggagagaggaacagaggaataaaaaaagtgggagagaggcacaaagtaaaaaagaagggggaaaagcagcatggaggtcgcagtgtgagcataagggggtacagtgtagttgtgatgaaggggcacagtaatgtgtgtgatggcacagggggcttgttgcaatgtagtgtgtgtgaggtaggtggcggctaattaatgggcgctattttgtttgtaggggtgatggtgaggcaatttaatagtaggggactattaatttaagatggggtggtttgggggctattgaatcttgggatgagtttagggagaatgaggtctatttattaaatgtgactatgaattatttaatggcagtgatggttgcgggaaataggtattgctgggctgtttgcaggaagtgaaataggtttatttattaaatgtgaatactattattttaatgttggggctggaggaaggctaattattaatcgtgagtgctattgatttaacgctggggctggctgtaattttctaaatgtagccatttttttttcaaataggtcttcaacattcctggatccggacaagccagcaactaaagaaaccagcagccacaggtggagaaagtgagaagaacaggtaggagagagcagcaccagtgtgtgaaatgttgtgattctagtagggacaataccaatttttggtgaatgttgtgccccaatgtaaggtgtaggccaagactgaactgtttgtgtacacactgcattgtttgtatactacac
This genomic interval carries:
- the TUBA8 gene encoding LOW QUALITY PROTEIN: tubulin alpha-8 chain (The sequence of the model RefSeq protein was modified relative to this genomic sequence to represent the inferred CDS: inserted 3 bases in 2 codons), with the translated sequence MWGIKTKSRECISVHVGQAGVQIGNACWELLCLEHGIQPDGTFSDKTNLGSSDDSYSTFFSETGNGKHVPRAVMVDLEPSVVDEIRAGKYRHLFHPEQLITGKEDAANNYARGHYTIGKESIDLVLDRIRKLSDACSGLQGFLIFHSFGGGTGSGFTSLLMERLSVDYGKKSKLEFAIYPAPQISTAVVEPYNSILTTHTTLEHSDCAFMVDNEAIYDICXTDLDIERPSYVDLNRLVSQIVSSITASLRFDGALNVDLTEFQTNLVPYPRIHFPLVTYAPIISSEKAYHEQLSVAEITNSCFEPSNQMVKCDPRHGKYMACCMLYRGDVVPKDVNVAIATIKTKRTIQFVDWCPTGFKVGINYQPPTMVPGGNLAKVQRAVCMLSNTTAIAEAWXRLDHKFDLMYAKRAFVHWYVVKAWRRGEFAEAREDLAALEKDYEEVGMDSFEEETEGEV